A window from Manis javanica isolate MJ-LG chromosome 10, MJ_LKY, whole genome shotgun sequence encodes these proteins:
- the NHLRC4 gene encoding LOW QUALITY PROTEIN: NHL-repeat-containing protein 4 (The sequence of the model RefSeq protein was modified relative to this genomic sequence to represent the inferred CDS: inserted 3 bases in 2 codons) has product MGTLASQGITQPHPDLGSASGKHSPWQMGAWPGFTCEKGLKLRSPGMGPWEGAGGQPSQQWGLQPLPQDSTPEVLLGAPRAQTSAEGLPSSKPIVGSAHCPSPPRLLGDSGHLSDPLGAGCGCPWPPPGDGLCGWGCTRLHPGPCLEPLAPTSVLGLEGPCWFGLGPDRGLAVSEEFGAVQLFXSAHQPLGSLGGLTGHTFGSPAGVCTDTKGSVTXADEQRHQVTLLPHAGVAVCLVSEGLGKPACDGRCRGWWLQGVPGSLRAGLSQGAWIGGASSL; this is encoded by the exons ATGGGCACCTTGGCCTCTCAGGGCATCACGCAGCCGCATCCAGACCTGGGCTCAGCCAGTGGGAAGCACT CCCCCTGGCAGATGGGAGCCTGGCCCGGCTTCACCTGTGAGAAAGGCCTGAAGCTGCGCAGTCCTGGGATGGGTCCCTGGGAGGGCGCCGGTGGGCAGCCCAGCCAGCAGTGGGGGCTGCAGCCCCTTCCCCAAGATTCTACCCCTGAAGTCCTGCTGGGGGCCCCTCGCGCCCAGACGTCTGCTGAGGGCCTTCCGAGCAGCAAGCCCATTGTGGGCAGCG CACACTGCCCAAGTCCCCCAAGGCTGCTGGGTGACAGTGGGCACCTTTCTGACCCCTTGGGGGCTGGCTGTGGATGCCCTTGGCCGCCTCCTGGTGATGGATTATGTGGCTGGGGTTGTACACGGCTTCACCCTGGGCCCTGCCTTGAGCCCCTGGCCCCGACGTCCGTGCTGGGTCTGGAGGGTCCCTGCTGGTTTGGCCTGGGACCTGATAGGGGCCTTGCCGTGAGTGAGGAGTTTGGGGCTGTGCAGCTGT GTAGTGCCCACCAGCCCCTGGGCTCCCTGGGAGGCCTGACAGGGCACACCTTTGGCAGCCCCGCAGGCGTGTGCACGGACACTAAGGGCAGTGTGAC GGCAGATGAGCAGCGGCACCAGGTGACTCTGCTTCCCCACGCTGGGGTGGCTGTCTGCCTGGTGTCCGAGGGGCTGGGGAAGCCAGCTTGTGATGGCAGATGCAGGGGCTGGTGGCTTCAAGGAGTACCAGGATCTCTCAGAGCTGGCCTGAGCCAGGGGGCTTGGATAGGAGGAGCCTCCTCACTGTGA
- the PRR35 gene encoding proline-rich protein 35, which produces MSREAASCRRGPGARVRARKPKKPHYIPRPWGKPYNYKCFQCPFTCLEKSHLYSHMKYGLCEDSLSLLLGSPAWARRRTLAAPGPRTPTPGLPSGPMDPGSSQMLPDAPASPDLVTDILSLHHHVRGPRVGAEGSLGTPPPAARDAQKGAGLGRLLAEPWKPEPGGGPRCMAVVDAAATGSERGIPCYPPPAPSELPEAQRLHLSLLGINYPLSPGLFSYLGPSLAAAAHMPFLASAGPLLPPTTTFPAPQPPERPTLVPNLYYPLLLEHTLGLATGRAVPSKPPAPPKGPPETLAPELLKVPITGLGRPWPQGAPGDPGQEGELERAAQSDPERKLPLGSRLEPQRAPSSTVKLGSQSSLHTGPSVMLRPEDKEPGDPETPGPRVPLPQQPLGLEVGGPGHVCTDLTQALGDYARVEQHLGWLAPAGGLAPRPLWERLGKIRAELFTIHQALERAVQPPDAPLDLSVKRAPTKGPKGPAGAWGLPELGRTLVRGTPEPPSMLGPTAKAFSSRATKCEADSSVPPPGLPLQAPEDPIIPGSSWGTRGGAGGPWPPEAVPGL; this is translated from the exons ATGTCCCGTGAGGCAGCCTCGTGTCGCCGGGGCCCTGGGGCTCGGGTCCGGGCTCGGAAGCCCAAGAAGCCGCACTACATCCCGAGGCCCTGGGGCAAGCCCTACAACTACAAGTGCTTCCAGTGCCCCTTCACCTGCCTGGAGAAGTCCCACCTCTACAGCCACATGAAGTACGGCCTCTGCGAGGACTCGCTCTCGCTGCTGCTTGGCTCCCCCGCCTGGGCGCGCCGCCGCACCCTGGCCGCGCCCGGGCCCCGCACACCCACCCCAGGCCTCCCCTCAGGCCCCATGGACCCCGGCAGCTCCCAGATGCTCCCAGATGCTCCCGCCAGTCCCGACCTCGTCACCGACATCCTCTCCCTGCACCACCATGTCAGAGGCCctagggtgggggcagaggggtccCTGGGGACGCCACCCCCTGCAGCTAGGGATGCCCAGAAGGGTGCAGGCCTTGGCAGGCTCCTGGCTGAGCCGTGGAAGCCGGAGCCGGGCGGGGGCCCAAGGTGCATGGCCGTGGTGGATGCAGCTGCAACAGGCTCTGAGCGTGGCATCCCCTGCTACCCCCCACCCGCACCCAGCGAGCTCCCCGAGGCCCAGAGGCTTCACCTGTCCCTGCTGGGCATCAACTACCCTCTCAGCCCAGGGCTTTTCTCCTACCTGGGGCCCTCCCTGGCTGCTGCAGCCCACATGCCCTTCCTGGCCTCGGCAGGccccctgctgccccccaccACTACCTTCCCTGCCCCACAGCCCCCTGAACGCCCCACCCTGGTCCCCAACCTGTACTACCCCCTGCTCCTGGAACACACTCTGGGGCTGGCGACAGGCAGGGCTGTGCCCAGCAAGCCCCCTGCTCCACCTAAGGGGCCCCCTGAGACTCTGGCCCCGGAGCTGCTGAAGGTGCCCATAACCGGCCTAGGCAGGCCCTGGCCCCAAGGTGCCCCTGGGGACCCAGGACAGGAGGGGGAGCTGGAGCGGGCTGCCCAGAGTGACCCCGAGAGGAAGCTGCCCCTAGGAAGCAGGCTGGAGCCCCAGAGGGCCCCCTCCAGCACGGTGAAGCTTGGTTCCCAGAGCAG CCTGCACACTGGCCCCTCCGTGATGCTCCGGCCTGAGGACAAGGAGCCAGGCGACCCCgagaccccaggccccagggtccCCCTACCCCAGCAGCCACTGGGCCTCGAAGTGGGGGGCCCTGGGCACGTGTGCACGGACCTGACTCAGGCCCTTGGCGACTATGCCAGGGTGGAGCAGCACCTGGGGTGGCTGGCGCCTGCTGGAGGCCTGGCCCCGAGGCCTCTGTGGGAGCGGCTGGGGAAGATCCGCGCAGAGCTCTTCACCATCCACCAGGCGCTGGAGCGGGCGGTCCAGCCACCAGACGCTCCCCTCGACCTCTCTGTGAAACGGGCACCTACCAAGGGGCCCAAGGGACCCGCAGGGGCTTGGGGGCTGCCAGAGCTGGGCCGCACACTGGTCCGGGGGACCCCTGAGCCGCCCAGCATGCTGGGCCCCACAGCCAAGGCTTTCTCCAGTCGCGCCACCAAGTGCGAGGCTGACTCCAGTgtcccacccccaggccttccccTCCAGGCCCCAGAGGACCCCATCATTCCCGGCAGCAGCTGGGGCACccgaggtggggctgggggcccctGGCCCCCTGAGGCTGTCCCCGGCCTGTAG